The Musa acuminata AAA Group cultivar baxijiao chromosome BXJ1-8, Cavendish_Baxijiao_AAA, whole genome shotgun sequence genomic sequence GCGGCTTTACGTTTCTTTTGCTTTAGTCCTCGAATAAACGTTTGTACGCCTTCGGATTAGAACTGCTAATGCAACCGACAAATGTGCTGATCAACATAAGAGGTGATGTCGAGTCCACCGGGAAGCTGAAATCGATGTGGAAAGTAGAGCTCTTGTTCGTTGACCCAAAATTGACCAAATCATATGAGATCAGCTGATATAAACTGATCAACGACAAAATAATTCAACCCAGTTTAAATCAGACAGTAAATTAAAATCCGATAAGATAGCAAGTTAGATTGACTCTGTATGATAAAACAATTAATCAAATTGATCTAACGAAGCAAGCTGAAATGAATCATGTAAGATTCAAACAATTATGATTATGGTTTTGATAAGATTTAGCAAATAAAATTGCTTAAAGATCTTAATATTACTGGTAAAACATAGGAAATCTTAATCTCAAGGTTTGAAGCCATTTGGCAAGTAGTAAATATGTGATTTGATCCCAGAATGTACGAACAATTAACTCGTATCTTCGGGAAATTAAAAGATGTAGGAAAATTGTATGAAGATTTGATGGATTGTTCCTCATAGGTTTCGCTACAATCTCATCAAAATTTAATGAGGGTAGAAAATTCTAAGAATAATTTGAGTGGTGGGATGGTTTAGTTTAGAACAACGGTTAAATAtgaggttaattataaattatctcatgtaattagttatttttactgatcaaattatattagaatctttatatttataaaagtaaaaaaattaaaatctctatacaaatttaaaaaaataattttacaaaattaaaaataaaaaagaaaaatattttgttgGAACAatggattaaatattttatttctgtAATTATACGaatctaaatataatttttaagagtaTAAGGATCAAGATGCTAAAAGGAActaattaaagaaataatatataattagtctatAAATATACCtgataaaagattatataaattcatatataattataaaattcagATGTGCAAATAAGGAAGGGTTTAGGTATTAATATGCAAAAAGTCCTTAAAAAATGGAAGAAATAAAAAGATTCCCTTTTTCTTGGTAGCAAAATATATCTTTGAAGCCGAACGTGTCCGTGGCGTATAGAGAAGCCCTAGCGACACTCTGAACCGCATTGGACGAGCGACTGAAGTAATCGGGGGCAAATGGCGTCGGCTTTGGCGAGGGCAAAGAGGACCTGCCGTCTGTCGGCGGCGGCGACGATGGCTATCCGCAGGGCGTTTGCGTCTGTCTCTGTGGGATCCGACATCGTCTCTGCTGCGCCCAATGTTGCGCTCCAGAAGGCTCGTACTTGGGACGAAGGTGTCTCCTCCAATTTCTCCACCACGCCTGTTAAAGAGATCTTCCAGGTTTCAAGATTATCCGTTTTCTTTCACTTTATAATTAGacgatcttttatttgttttttcaGCTATTTTATAAATAGTGATCTGCTGCTATGTATGCCATCAGTTAATTTCGAATTGTTGTGATTTCAGGGGAAAAAGGTGGTCATCTTTGGCTTACCTGTAAGTTTGTCTATTATCTTTAATTTTGAATTAAATTAgtgatttgttttttctttaatgTATTTCGTTATGTTTCTACTAAAAAAACCCGCTATTAATTGAGGGTGTTTGAACACAAGGTGAAAGGCCAAGGAAAGAGTATATATAGGGGCTGCATATCTTTAACATTTTGAAAAGGAAGTCATTCCACCTTTGTAAGTATGCCCTGCAGCATTTTATgaaaaaagagaaaggaaaagcgCAGAGTCCTACCTACTTTGTGAAATAGTTGATTTAACATTGATCTGGCTGTGGTATGACATTTCTGGGCAGTTTTAATGAGCAGCTACTTCTGAAATTTTCATCAAGATTGAGTAGTTTCATCTTTTAGTGGAGGGTTACAAAAAATACTAGTTTATACAGTAACATAATAAAGGTTTGGATTGCCAAAGAGTCATGTTGCTGAATATAATCCCCGAATAATTCAATTTTGCATGCTTCATTTGAAATTGTTTAAGTTTAATATGATCTCTTCCAGTAAAGATAAAAATTCAATAACTACTCTGGATCTATTTCTATTTAAATGGCCTACAGATGAATCAGAGCATGTAAGTTCTGTGTGTGATTATTGGCTTGGATCAATATATTTTGACCTTAGGCTGCTAATCACTTCAGTCATTTCTTGCCTCTATTCTTGTATTATAATCTTCTGTTGCCTCTATTTATGAAAGTTTGTTAGTAGCCAAGGGCTGGATAACCTTTGGCAGTTATATTGTTAGCTGTTTGTCATGGGATTGAGAAAATCATGACTCCATGTTCTTCTGCCCTAACTATATTATGATGTCAAAGCCTCACCCATGTCTAATTCCCTTATCCCCGTCATAGTGGATTATTAGTTTCCGATATGATTGCTCAATCCTAGGTTTCCATAGTTTTTCCTAAGGTTGAGTGGACACTTGATCCAAGTGGTTCTCATCATTTAAAATATTTCTCTCTTTTATgtgtttatagatattttctttcAATCTACTGTCATTTGATCTTAGATTTGACTTCCCAATGGCCAATAGGTTCCTTTTACTCCATAATCCTATTTATGCATAATTTTCTCTCTCAATGTTATACATTCTCCAAACCTTTCCATAAATGGTTTTCTTCTAAACAACTTGTTGATCATGATTTATAGATTTCCGAGAGGCTAATTGGGACACATCATTCACACAATGTTTACATCATATATTTTTGATCATCTGAACTTTTTTTGGTTTGTTTATATTCTACCTTCTGTATTCTAAAGATCTTCTTCCCACATGAAAATCACTGCAGTCTTTTGTTACGATAGGCTAGGATATCTTCTTCCCACATGAGTTGTATTTCCCATAAATCTGTAACAGCATGTGTTGGATACAAATTGGCATTTTGGGTTGCTCTTTCTTTCTTTGCTGATCTTCTTTATGCATTCCTAAGGGACGAAAACTCTAAAGAAAAAAACTAGATAATGGAAATATATTGATTTTTCTGATTTagcaaataaatcaaaaaatatattgattttttGTGAGAGCTAGAGTGATGATTAAATTACAAGAAACTTGTTTTCTATGTTTAACCTCAAGTCTATAAGCAGTAAACTGCCAGAAATTGGCAAGATTTAGCAAATAAAGTTTACAGAAAATATAAATAGAAAGAAATGGGACAATCAGAATAAAGTTGAAGATGGTGGAGAGTGGAGTGGGTGAAGGAGAGAGATCAATAGAGATCTGTGAAAATCAAAAGCCTTCAACTTTAGCTTTGAAAGTAaaataagatttttctaacttgacATTCTGTAGGCTTACTTTCTATTATTCTTTTAAGTTTTAATGCCTTCCTATTAATTCTACACAATGACCATTCCAGGGTGCATACACTGGTGTTTGTTCTGCACAACATGTGCCTAGCTACAAGAACAACATCGAAAAGTTCAAAGCTAAAGGAATTGATTCTGTGATCTGTGTGTCTGTCAATGATCCATATGTTCTAAATGGATGGGCTGAAAAACTGCAGGCAAAGGAAGCAGTAAgtaatttgtttatttttttttctttatgctaGTTTATGTGGAGTATGATAAATGAAAGAAATGTTGCAAGCATGACTTGGTCACTGTCGACTTCACAAAATTAGTAGCAGTTTCCAGACTGTATTTGATTATAAAATCTAGCTATTTGATACGAATCTTAATCAACCAAAGGTTTGTCATAAAGTTAGCTTTTTGGCTCTTACATTAACCCTTTatctttatatattatataaccATAAAATTTGTACTTGGTTGATCTTTGTACTTGATTTCAGAAAGAACTTCACTATGCATCCACTCATTCTCAAGGGTATTGGATCCACGCGAGTCTGGCCAGACCAGTATGGATCAGCTCCATGCTGGTGTGTTGAGTGATGGCACTCTGGCATGCATGACACTATCATTTATATGGTTTGGGGGgtggggaagaggaagaaggcaaAAGGAAGaaaggatgaggaggaggtggagaagagTCGCAAGATGACAAATGAGAACACAGAAATGTTGGCTTGTTACAAGTAAGTCTAAAACATTaacataggagagaaccaaaaatGATGccagaaaagataaaaataaataattaacttATTTGTTAGAACTTAGGGGTAGCATCAATTGGGATTACAGTGAGCAAAATATTTTAAGGTGGGTTGTCCAAAGAAAAACTCACTTCATGGAGATACAGTTTCCACAAAATTTTGTCTTCTCTAataatgaacttctatcttaaagaTAATGATTTGATTATGTACTCTGTATATAATAAAGTCTAATTGCATTTCAAGCATTTGAGACTCTAAACAAGGCAATAGTCACCATAATGATTTTGCCAACCTTGCAAATCTAATATTATTGTCATtaaattattgtaaaacaacAAAACAATTCAACATTTAGCCTTGGCAATGGCAAATGATATGCCATCAATGTAACCCCCAGTTTTCTCCTCTAGTTTATTCTAAGTTCAAGTAACATATTTGAAAATGTGAAAACAATGCCACTCTTTGGATATCTGATACATGTTCTACTTTTCTGCTTACAATTGATTCTTGTTACCTCCATATATATAAGGTTTGATGCAAAAGATTTCAATTGGCCTTCCAAGCAAGTGTAATCAGGAGCATTTATGATAGATGTAGCTTACTCTGATGTTTGACATACCTTTTAGATTGAGTTTTATGGTGACTTTGATGGGAGTTTTCACAAAAGATTGGAGTTAGATTTGGATCTCTCTGCTGCTTTGCTTGGGCATCGATCTCAAAGGTAAATACCTTTATGTTGAATCATGTATTCACCTATTGGATATTGCTTTTGTCTTTCATGTACTTGTCATGTTTGCTTTTGTCTCTCATGTACTCgccatgtttcttcaaaattcagTTGATGGCATGATATTTTCAAAGCACGGAAAACGTCAATTGAACAATATAACAATCTACTTGTGTCATCTTCTGATGCATGATCTGTCATCCTTCACATtttctgaattttttaaattGTTCTTTAGAATGCATGTGTACTGATATTATTTATCAGTTCTAGATTAACCAACACATAGCAAAGGTCCATATACTCTTTTTCTACATCTAGTTTCTGTATTTAAATTGGATTTTTATGCACAAAATATATGATGTATATCTGATGGGTAAAACCACCAATGCCTTGACCTCATTTAGTTCTGATTAAATGAGAGCAACATTTTGAGGGAATGCAAATTCCATCATATCATTTTCTATTATCTTTAATTAGTTTTAAGATATAGCAGCTCTGGATTACTAATAAATTTGGCAATATCTGCTAAATGGCTTGTATCAACACAAGTACTTTCAGTCTAATTCTGGACCAAGTTGCCTTGGACTTTGAGATGGTCCTGTAATTTGAGCTAGATCacctttatttttaatttaaaacttaACATTTGAAATGATACCAATTATATGCTTTAAGGTGATTCTTCAATGTCATGAGATGACCAGAACCAGCCGAGTAAAATTCAGTTAAACAGAACAACTTTGTCTTAACAGATGCTCAAAAATTGCCAGATAGACTCAAAGATGGCACAGTGGTAGTGCATAAGTGGGTCCTATGTAGGCACATGCCCCCTTGGAACTTGGAATATCAGTATGAATATTTTCCTCTACTAGATATCTTAGTATGAGTAATCATAATTTAGTTATTATTAACTTACAACATGTGTTCTCAGATTATGACATGTAAATGAATAAACAAATCATAGTAGAAAATTTATTATATGTGTTAGCTACTAATGATATACAAAAATAGTGCATAGATTACTCATTTAAATTAGTTTCTAGTTAAAACATTTTATGATATAGAATGTAGAGACATTTATAAATGATATCAAGTTGTGAAATTTAAATAGCAATATTGTCAATAGCAAACAATATCAAATAAGGAATCTCCACAAGGACTAATAAAAGGATATCAAGTTGTGAAATCTAATTTCAGGACTAAGAATTGGTGATTAAAGAAAGTTGAATCTacctattttaatatattataggagATACTAGTGTTGACCTTGGGTAACA encodes the following:
- the LOC103993420 gene encoding peroxiredoxin-2F, mitochondrial, whose product is MASALARAKRTCRLSAAATMAIRRAFASVSVGSDIVSAAPNVALQKARTWDEGVSSNFSTTPVKEIFQGKKVVIFGLPGAYTGVCSAQHVPSYKNNIEKFKAKGIDSVICVSVNDPYVLNGWAEKLQAKEAIEFYGDFDGSFHKRLELDLDLSAALLGHRSQRWSAYVDDGKIKAFNVEKVPSEFKVSGGEVILGQI